The DNA sequence GGTCCTTCAAATGGATACTCGCGGTTCTTCTCTAGTCTAACTAAATGAACTAAATAAAAAATGAGGGAAAATtgtctatttagttcattaaattATACTAGAGAAGAACCACGGGTACATATTCGGAGCACCGTCCCCATCTTTATGTAGGTGGCATGACAGCTGCACGGAGGCGATGCGGGGGCAAGGGCGAGCACAGTAGCATAGTGGCTGCTCATGGGCGGCGGTTTCCTGGAGGTGGAAAGGGCCTTGTGTGCATAGCGTGGCATAGAGTTTGTGTGTTGTGGTCTAGAGGCCACGCCAGCATCATACTGTGGGCTGGCGAGGCTATGTGAAGATGATCAACTAGGATGCCCCATACCATTCTAAAGTATTTCTCAATGGCCAGTGTTGCCTAGCCTGGCTACGCTCCTTGGTGACCCGCACTGGAGTGGGTAGGCTATCGCATAGTGCTATTTTGGTGTGACAGTGATAACAGGTCTTAGACAGCTTCTTGGAATTGTATCCATGCTAACTAGTCCCACACGATGGTCAGTTTGGTGTGACCGTGGTGGCTTCTGCTGTTGGTGGAGCTAAGGTGTTATGGTAGTGGCAGTAACAAAACTACTACCAGTATTAGGGTTTGGCATATGGTTTTTGGTGGCATATCTGATACAAGTGGATGGCAGTTGTGGCGAGTGTTTGCTTGGGCAAGTTTCTTTGGGGGTGGCAATTGTTGAATTGGTTGTAGTCTATATCGATCAGCACAACTATGATGTGCCATGCATGTATGTGGCTGGCTTGCAGCTGCAGCGACAACAAACAGAACGTGGTTCTTTGTGGATGGTGGTCTAGGCAGAAATGCCCATTACTTTCTCTAGAAGCATCATGAACAACAATGAGCAGTAGTGTTGGCAACTCCCTTAGAGATTGATGTAGGAGCAAGTGAGTCCTCGTTTGGTGGCCAGTGTCCTCCAGGATGGAGGCAAACCTTGCGGGACGATGCGGTGGCGCTAGGTCATGCATGCCTATGATGTCGTCACTGCCTTAGCAATCTCCTGCTGGTGGGGGTTACTATAGTCAGGCACTGGTGTAAGGATCTATGACTTGGCATGATTTGGGTATAGGGGTTGGGGTCTTTGGGCTGAAAGCCCTGCCTTAGCCAACAATGGTGACACCTTTGGAGGCATTCCCCTTGTAGGATGTATTGCAATGAGGCCTCTGTCCTTATAGGCCGATCGGTATTTTACGGCACCTATGGGTGTCATTTCTCCTCTTGCAGGATTCGCTGTGGAAACCTACTACCCTTTTCATGTTACAAAGCTTGTTTCCTGTGGTGTACAGTGTTGCCTTCCGTGGTTGTTACCTAGGTGGTTTTGGCTATGTTGTTTTATTTTGGTGGTGGTCTTGTTGTCACCTTTGTGAGTGTTGAGGTTTTCTTTTCCTTATAGTATTTGGTTTCTTCTCTATCAATATATATGTCCAGCATGCTCTTGTCTGTGGCCttttaaagaaaaaaattaaTCCCATATGATAAATTGATAGGAGATTCATTAAACTTAAATAGGTAGCTATTACATGTACCAACTGTATGTTTGTAATTTTCGAATGCACCCACATGCCACGATGCAAATGAGCCCAACGGGCCTGTGTGCCAGCCTAGCCTAACCCCTCCACGTGAAGCCATATTGCATGGCTCTGCATCCATGCTGCCATACCACTAGTCAAGGATGTAGGATAGGAAGAAGAGAGTCAGTTGATAGAAAAGCTAGGATTTTAGGACAGTTTTTTGTAGTGCATGTAGTAAACAATGCATAGGTTTAGAGACCCATCTTTCATCGATGCCATGACCCATCACATCCATTTAAGCCCAATGCATGTTTTCTAGTGCATGTACTAAATCGTATCAACACGATTGTATTTGTTAACATTTTATAAAAATCTAGTTGCCCCAAATTGCAAAGCTAAACTTGatataaattttaaaaattaaatTTTAATGATATTTAAATGTTGCTAAAAACACAGTGTCTACAAAAATAAACAGGATTAGCTTTAAAATACAATTTAAAGTGGTAAAATCTGCTAGGTGTGTCCACGGAGGTCCACCGTTAGGAGAAAATAATACAAAAGTTAGGCTTCTGCATTGCTATCTAGGCTGCATAGATAAGGCCAGTATGGatctactccctctatcccataAAGATTGTCGTTCTAGGCTTGGAGGCTTGTCCCCAAAAAAACGTTGTTTGAGCATAGTGGTCCCATGGCCTCTCACAGTCACCACCATGTGCTCTGCTCCTGTCCTTCCTTCCACTTCCCAGCACCCATCTCCACACCCACTGCTAGTGGTGTCTCTGCCCCATCACCCCCATGAGTGGCACATGTCTCCATGCTGACATTCCCTCATCTTCTTCTCCGTCGGCGGGAGTTTTCTCTGCCGAGATCCAATGCTCTCCCTCACCTCCTCCATCGACGGCCCCTCCCTTCTCCTTCGTCAGCAGGAGTTTCTCTATCGAGATTCGGCGCTCTCcctcacctcctcctccaccggcGACCCCCTTCCCTTCTCCAACGATGctcatcctcctcttcttcaccaCCGGCAAGGACAGGTGCATCCCTAAGCCAGAGATGCTGTGGCGCGAGGACGGGTGCAGCCCCAATCCGTCCGGAGATGCCACCGGCGAGGACGGGTGCTCCCCCAAGCGTCTAGGTGCAGGCGTTGGTGGGGCACGCATAGTCCGCGTGCCGACGAGGAGGTCGTCACCCTCCCTCCTCTTCTCCATGGAGATCTGGCATGCTCCCTCTTCTTGTCCACCGGGCACGACATCGTTGAGGCAGACCCGCCGGCTGCCACCGAGGTATAGCCGGGGCGTGGAGAGGGCTGCTGGCAAGGAGGTAGAAGCGAACCAGGCTAGGAGCGGAGGTGGAGAGGTCATCATCGTGTGGATTCTAACGGAGCTATGTGTGCTTCCTAAGTGGCCAGCGTCCATTCTTTACTAGGGTACTTTGGTCCTTTAGCTCTAGCCTTGGTCTGTATGCTGGAGTCTAAAACGACCCTCTTTTTAGGATGGAAAGAGTATAGATAAAAGTCTAGTAGACTAAACTAAGGTTCAATGGATAACATCAGACAACCCGGCCAATCCCAGGCCCACGCTAATCGAGATAGCATCCCCATTTCAAACATGGGTAGTAGTTCTCACTTGATTTAAAATTTCGGTCTTAGTGCTCAACGAACACAAGCAGAAGTATTAAATTTGTACGATCTCAATTTAAAATTTCACAGCCAGCATGCCATCGGACCAATCTTATTGGCTAGCTAGTTATTCTTGTTTGTGCTAGCCTAAGACTATTGTTGTTTAAACAACCCAAGATTATGTTCTGACGGCCCACATCTAGTCGCGATGAACATTACAAACGCTAAGCCCACCCAACCAAAAGTTGCTCAAAAACAAAAGTTGCTCAAAAACATTGGGCTCAGAGCTTTAGCAAGCTTGAAAActgtggttgtcatcaattgcGTGAATTTTGGAAGAAATATAGACAGGCAGTGGATACGACCTTTGAAGTTTCTAATGGACTTATTAAGCTTTGAGATAACATTATTTATAATTAAGATCCCTAAATAGGAAAATATACAAATCATATGCTTCTGATTCGTTTTGACAGTATATATGCATGGGTTTATCTTCGTTTTATATTACACTGTCTACGGCAAACACAAATGGTACTATGCTGCTAGTTATTTTCAGATGCTTTGTACTTGAGCTAATGACCATTGTTGCAACGGGCCGGATGTGGCAAGAATGGGTACCATATAGTCTGATTTCTAaactatatattttttctttcttgagcttgaacTTCTATGTAGCGACAATTAATTTAACATAAGATGACGGAGGATGTTGGTAATTTTGCTCATTGTTATTACAGAACAATATAAGAAGAAGAATCGATCCAATATAAAAACATAAAAAGTAACCTAAATAAATGAGCTAATAGTTCACAATGAGACTTGGGTTGCTAGCAAACATAAAAACTGAAGTAATACTAATCTACTACTACTGCCACCTTCCAAATCGTAAGTCGATCAGTATGAGTTTTCTACGATCTCTACAAACATAGTTTTTATGTACATAGCAAAAACTATGTTCCCTAAAAAATCAACACGACTGACTATAATTTGGAATATGGCTATAGCTAGCATAGTAAGCTAAACGACCTCCTGATGAACATGGGAAGACTGGTGATGACCACTTTCTAGTTGCTCTCCAATCCGCGACCTTTGCTAGTACTTGTTCCTCCATCCTCTCCGGCGGCGCAGCGGCGTCTCTCCCCAAACAACCAAACCGCGACGTGGATAGCCATGAAAAGCAAAACCAGGAGGGGCAAGACGACGACATTCCTCCACTCCCTGGTGCTGCCAGCCGCGTAGGCCGCCAGCAGTCCCAGCAGGTCCAGAACCAGGGCTGTGTTGGTCGCTATCAGCAGCAGCTTTTGGTTCGACCGGTGGTGCCTCCGCAGGATCTGCTGCAGCAGCAGCGCAATGGTGACAATGGACGCgacgaaggaggtggagttgctGTAGAAGAAGACATGGTACCGCCGTGGGTCGGTGTCGTGCAGCACTGGGTTCCCAGCCTCTCGGCTCCGGCGGGTACCACCACCATCGCCGCCGTCGTCCTGCCAAAGGCCACCCGGCGGCGCTAGGCCGGCCTGGTATGTGACACTTGCAGCCAGGATTCCGAGCAGCATCAGGTACTTGCGTTTGGCGTACACTTCATCGCGGTACTCTGTCTCCTGGGGCTGTCTTCTTGGCTGTTGCTGAGCCATGGATGACGACGAGGGTGCCTCATCAGCCCAAGCCATCATCCTCCTCCTCTTGTTGAAAAATGTCAGCGTGATGGTGTTGACAAGAACGAAGGCAATCACCGCGGCGATGAGCACACACGCGAAGATGGACGTCCGCAGTTTTCGAGCGCTCCCGGCGGTGTAAGCGGCCATGAGGCCAAACAGGCCGACCACCTGGCACGCGTAGAGAGCATAGCACCGTATGGCGAGACGGGACAGGATGGGGTtgacgaggaggaggatgagCGCAATGGACGCCATGAAGCTCACCGTGTTGGAGtagaagaagaccttgaagcgGCGCGGGAATCTGTCCAGGAGGACGGCATCCCCCGCATGGCGATAGCGGGGGCTGTCGTCCTCGTTCCAGAACCCACCCGGTGGAGCCAGGCCAACTTGGTAGGTGATGGTGGCCACCAAGATGGCTACCAGCAGCAGCCGCTTGTGTTTTTTCTCGGGCACTCTGGCATCGACGTCAGTCGTCCCCATTGTGAAAATAAGGACATGTACGAACACATAGACAAGGATGGCCCCAGCCAGGGCCACGACATGAACAGATGTCCTGAGGTCTCGGCAGCTCCCGGCGGCGTAGGCACCGATGAGGGCAAACATGTCCAGCGTCATGGCCACCAGCAAGGTGTGGCTCTTGACCAGCTTCTCTTTCTGGACCATGAGGATGACGACCAGAGACACCACAAAGGCGGTGgagttgcagtagaagaaggcctTGTAGCTATAGATTTCCAAATGGGCCAAGCACGATGGGCCGGCACGGGCACGGTCCGAAAAAGCACGACACTAACACGGCACGGGCACGAAGTTTATAGTGCCAGTGCCGGCACGGGCACGACGTAGTGCCAGTGCCGGCACGGGCACGACGTagtgccgtgcctgggccgaagGTCTGGTCCGACAGCACGGCACGGGCACGACACGGTTAATAGGCCGGCACGATAGTGGCCCGATTATTTTTATTCGTTAGATTAATTTCTACTATTTCTAGCTGTTGGATTGACTTAGAACATCTCTAAGCTAGGTATAAAAGCACTTTCTCTTATTCTTTTCACCCAGTCGTCGTTCTTTTTCCTCTCTGCTCCTCCCGTCCTGAACTCCCGATGACGACGAGGCGCGACTGAGGCGGCTGCGCATCCTCGTGCATGCGCGCGCGATGCAGGTCCATGGCTAAGCTGGTGGCGCGCCTCCATCAGCGTCTGCAGGCGGTGGCGGCACGACGGACCTGGGAGGCCCGACGGGCCTTCGGCACGACACGGCACGACCAAGTCTCCAtagggccgtgcctgggccgaggGTTGGGCACGACGGCCCTATTTGGCACGGCACGGCTGGCACGACGGCCCAACAAGGCACGACACGATAGGGCCGGGCCGAATAGTGCCTGGGCCAGGTTAGGGCCGGGCCGCCCGTTTGGAAATCTATACTTGTAGCGTGCCGGGTCTTTCGACAGGAGTATGGCGTCGCCGGCACGGTGGCCCTCGCCGTCCTCTGGCCAGAACCCACCAGGCGGGTCCAGCCCTGCCTGGTATGTAATGGTGGTCGCCAGATTGGCGAGCAGCAGGATCAGAGACTTCACCTTCTTTATTGCCTTCTTCTTCTCGAGATGGACGGTCGCCGCCTCATCTCCAGTAATGATGCTACCAACGCTGCCAGCTTCTTGTCCATTTGGCGACGACGTtgccggtggcggcggcggtgaggATGACATTGTCTGGCTGCCATGctcctcatcgtcgtcgtcacTAGGTGGCAGTGGCACACAATcccaagatggacaagagttagTAACTAGTTAAGGTTATAATTTAACATGATCGACTGCAGTGCAAGATATAATTAATCTGAGTACATCTGAGTACAAAGAAACAGAGACGACACATACCGATGATCACAGTCAGTGTGAGATGACCAATCTGCTGCCGGAGCCGGGGACGACGGAGCATGGTTTCGAGGATGGGCACAGCTGAGACCCTTCACCGACATGATAACCAGCATTGTAAGGAAGATGAATGCGAGAACAGCACCGAACAGGCTGACAACATAGACACTGCAGTCACTGTCTCGGCAGCTGCCGGCATCGTAGGCCGCCATGAGACCGAGGAGGGAGCCGAGGACGAACACGTGCAGCGCGAACGACCGCGTGGAGCTCGCGGTGAGCTTATTCTTCTTCTCCGGGTGCAAGAGCAGCACGATGATGAAGAGGGACGCCACGAACGCGGTGGTGTTGCAGTAGAAGAACATCCTCAGGTGGCCCCGGTGGTGCGCCTCGACGAGTGATTCGCCGGGGCGGTAGCGGTGCCCGTGGCGTCTCCGGCCGTCGTCGTCGAACGTGTCCCAGAAGCCCCCAGGAAGGTTGAGCCCAGCAACATAGGTGATGGCCGTCGCGAAGGTGGCGAGCAGCAACAGGACCTTGCGCTGTTCCTTGGGCCTGAGAAGGACACGGCCGTCCttacgctcctcctcctcctccgccgccgccgccggcgaagaTGGAGAGCTGTCGTGTGACAAGCCCTGCAGGATGTGTACGCCTACGTAGGCGGAGAGCGCGAGCACGAGCGATGTGGTGTACACGGTGGCTGGCTTGTCCCGGCAGCTGCCGGCGAGGTAGGCCCCCATGAGGCCAAGCAGGTCCAGCACCATGACCAGGCGCAGCACGGTCAGCTGGACcctgttggggttcttgagCAGGAGGAGGAAGATGACGACGAGTGACGCGGCGAGCGCCGTGGAGTTGCAGTAGTAGAACGACAGGAACCTGCGGCGGTGCGTGAACCGGAGGATAGGTGCCCCAGCATTGATGCTGACACCGCCGGCCGCagctgccggagccggagcaggagcaggagcaggcccGTCCTGCTGCCACACCCCGCCTGGTGGGTTCAGCCCCGCCACGTAGGTGACGCTGACCACCAGCGCGGCCAGCAGCAAGAGCTGCTTCCGGAGCTTGTACTCCGATGACTCCCTCGGCTCTTCCGCCTCCTGAACGCCGGCTTCCGACGACGGCATCGCGACGGTCGCCGGCTGGTCCTCAGTTGCTTATTGCTTTCTTGTATTCCTAGCTATTCGCACGGAGAGTGAGCATACGCTGTATTGTACTCCTAGTAGACTGACACAATGCAAGGAGTAGACTCGAGGTCGTCCTGTTTTCTTCTGCACTCGGCAGCAACAGATGCTGGGATTATAGTATATTAATCAGCAGACATGGAGACGAGAGTCCTTGCAATATACTAATGTCGTCGACCTGAGCACCTCAAAAATTCTTCTGACAATAAACCAAACAAGTCCATTGTTTATCCCCTGATGATCTTGATTTGTTGTTAAGGCTGGACGAAAAACTCAAAGCTCATTaaattagctcactaggtttgtGGCTGGCTAGCTATAACGAGCTAACTCGAGCTAGTTCGTGAGTCGCTTGTGAGCCAAACGAGCTATAGTTTTAGAGGAAAAGTCATTATAAATTATATTACTTTTGTATTACTTCATGTCTTACACTTTATAAATAGTTgatatattagcttatatgaatattttgttcGACTTAAGACTAttagatatattatttttatattattactATTTTTAAGCTTTAAATATGTGcaaatattatattttatatacTTTTTATACTTGACTCATGAGCTTAACGAGTCAACTCGAATTCGTAACGAGCCGAGCTAGGCAAAACGAGTCGAGCCGAGCTGGCTCGTTATCCAAAGTTACCTATACTAAATGACATATACACACTTCACCATTTCGAAAACAGTGGCGGCCCACATGTCACCTGAAAcatccaaaaaaaatcaaatttagaATCATCCGTACTCAAAACCGGATTATTTCAATGTGATATGCTAACCAAAGGCCCAAATTTCATTGACTGAGAATGAGAAGGGAGGTAGCAGAGGAAGGAAGAAGAGGAGTGTTGGGCTAGAATACCAAAGCCCAACTCATTAAAACCCTATTGGGCTGGAGCCCACCGCCGAGTCCGTCTCGTCTCTCGTCCCCCACCCGCGAGGCCTGTCGCCGGGACACGGCGGCGCGCGAGGTCAAGAGTAAAAGTTCTAGACCTCTTCTGCGCGAGTAGAGTGTAGTGGACATGTGGCGGCGGCAGCAGACCCTCCTCCGCCGGCTCCCGCCGCTGAGAGCGATGGCGCAGGCTCCCTCGTCCTGGGCGGCCGACCGTCTGGGATGCTACTACGGGTCTGCGCCGGAGGGGAGGAAGGGAAAGACGGCGCCTTTGCAGGTCTCCTCCTTCCATATCCGTTTCCCGATTCCTTTTTCCCACGGTCTGTTTACTGATGGGTTTGGTGCAGGCGCGGGGAATGGTGGACAAGTTCCGGATGCGTGCCAAGGGTGGCGACGGCGGCAATGGCTGCGTCAGCCTCCGCCGCTCCAGGTCCAGCCGCCTGGGCATGCCTGACGGTGAGAGACCCCACCCTTTTGTGCTGCCCTTGCTTTGGTGCTAATATACTAATGCTCTTGTGAAATTGGCTCTGTTTGTGGTATTAGCATTGGAGACCAATATGTGTTGGTTCCCGTTATTATTATAATACTACTCCAGCTTGCCTAATTAAATTGTTGCTTCCCTTGATGAAGATCAATTTTCTCTTTAGTTGCTTTTGATTTGGCACTCCGTTAACCATCTATTGTCCTCATCTGAACTGCTCATATGTTTCTTTGGAATGGAAATAATCTTTTTAATTAACATAGCATTAGCATCTCTGGCAGTCTTCGAAATAGTAT is a window from the Sorghum bicolor cultivar BTx623 chromosome 5, Sorghum_bicolor_NCBIv3, whole genome shotgun sequence genome containing:
- the LOC110435280 gene encoding uncharacterized protein LOC110435280; the encoded protein is MVQKEKLVKSHTLLVAMTLDMFALIGAYAAGSCRDLRTSVHVVALAGAILVYVFVHVLIFTMGTTDVDARVPEKKHKRLLLVAILVATITYQVGLAPPGGFWNEDDSPRYRHAGDAVLLDRFPRRFKVFFYSNTVSFMASIALILLLVNPILSRLAIRCYALYACQVVGLFGLMAAYTAGSARKLRTSIFACVLIAAVIAFVLVNTITLTFFNKRRRMMAWADEAPSSSSMAQQQPRRQPQETEYRDEVYAKRKYLMLLGILAASVTYQAGLAPPGGLWQDDGGDGGGTRRSREAGNPVLHDTDPRRYHVFFYSNSTSFVASIVTIALLLQQILRRHHRSNQKLLLIATNTALVLDLLGLLAAYAAGSTREWRNVVVLPLLVLLFMAIHVAVWLFGERRRCAAGEDGGTSTSKGRGLESN
- the LOC8086030 gene encoding uncharacterized protein LOC8086030 is translated as MPSSEAGVQEAEEPRESSEYKLRKQLLLLAALVVSVTYVAGLNPPGGVWQQDGPAPAPAPAPAAAAGGVSINAGAPILRFTHRRRFLSFYYCNSTALAASLVVIFLLLLKNPNRVQLTVLRLVMVLDLLGLMGAYLAGSCRDKPATVYTTSLVLALSAYVGVHILQGLSHDSSPSSPAAAAEEEEERKDGRVLLRPKEQRKVLLLLATFATAITYVAGLNLPGGFWDTFDDDGRRRHGHRYRPGESLVEAHHRGHLRMFFYCNTTAFVASLFIIVLLLHPEKKNKLTASSTRSFALHVFVLGSLLGLMAAYDAGSCRDSDCSVYVVSLFGAVLAFIFLTMLVIMSVKGLSCAHPRNHAPSSPAPAADWSSHTDCDHRDDDDEEHGSQTMSSSPPPPPATSSPNGQEAGSVGSIITGDEAATVHLEKKKAIKKVKSLILLLANLATTITYQAGLDPPGGFWPEDGEGHRAGDAILLSKDPARYKYRFPNGRPGPNLAQALFGPALSCRALLGRRASRAVPNRAVVPNPRPRHGPMETWSCRVVPKARRASQVRRAATACRR